GCCGGGGGGTGGGAATGAGCCCGCCGCTGTTTACGCCTCATGCTCCGCCGCTATGCCTTCGGCCTTTTCCTCCAGAAACGCCGCGATCTCGCGGGCTTTTTCCCCGGTCAGAAAACCGATGCTTTCGGAAAGCTCCTCAATGGTCTCATCTTCGATGCCGGTGGTTTTGTTCACCAGAAAAGCGTCTGTCTCGCCGTCTTCCATGAGCAGGCCGCATCCGCCGATGGCGCCCAAAAATTCGCCTTGGACAAACAGGGGGGCGATGATTTTGAGCAGGCCGGCGTCGCACTCCATGACCACGGATTTTTTGGAGTTTTTGGCCATGGTGGCCAGATTCTGATGGGCCACCGCGCAGATGTAGCTCTGCCCTT
The DNA window shown above is from Candidatus Desulfarcum epimagneticum and carries:
- a CDS encoding conserved hypothetical protein (Evidence 4 : Unknown function but conserved in other organisms), coding for MKLTDIWPLEKWVALEKEIHEKSGLDASVFDIDGIRITDYKKWVNRLCPVIKANEKGQSYICAVAHQNLATMAKNSKKSVVMECDAGLLKIIAPLFVQGEFLGAIGGCGLLMEDGETDAFLVNKTTGIEDETIEELSESIGFLTGEKAREIAAFLEEKAEGIAAEHEA